AACGCCGTCCGGTAGCTGGCCGGCCCCTCGAAGTCGCCGTACGCGCCGGCGGCAGCACGCTCACCGGCGCGGCCGTACGCGAGCGTCCCCGCGAGCACGGCGTCGAGGGTGTCTGTGACGGCACCCGCGAAGACGGCCTGTGTCACCCCCTGCATACAGCCGGTGCCGACGAACTGGCCCATCAGTTCGTGGCCCGCCTCGATTTCGAAGGCGCGGTCGGCGGTCGCGACCACGTCGGTCGCTCCGGAGGCGACGACGACCGCTCCGGTGTCGGCGGCCACGGCCGTCGCGTCGCGTGCAATCTCCGAGTAGTCGCCCACGGACTCGACCCCCCGAACGTCGGCCGTCTCGCCGGCGAGCGCCGTGATTTCGCCGTAGTTCCCGTTGATGACGGCGATGTCGAGGTCGGTCGTGAGCCGCCCTGCGGTCTCGTCGCGGGCCGGCGTCGCGCCCACGCCGACCGGGTCGAGGACGATGGGCACGTCGTGGTCCATCGCCGAGCGGCCGGCCGCGAGCATCGTCTCGACGCCCTGCTCGTCGGTCGTCCCCATGTTGAGCAGGAGTCCGTCGGCGCCGGCGACCATGTCGACCACGTCGTTCTCGTCGTCGGACATCACCGGCAGCCCGCCCCAGAAGAGGGCGGCGTTGGCCACGTCGTTCACCGTGACGGCGTTGGTGATACAGTTGACGAGCGGACTCACCTCGGCGATGGCGTCGAAGGCACCGTCGAGGTCGGGGTTCATTGCTCGACCCCCGCGCCGACGACGGTTTCACGCAGCGACCGGGTCGCAGCCTCCGGGTCGTCGGTGTCGGTAATCGCGGAGATGACCGCGACGCCGTCAGCGCCGGCCGCGATTACGTCGCGGGCGTTCGTCACGTCGATGCCCCCGATACCGACGAACGGGATATCGACGGCCGCGTCGATTGCGCGAACGGCGTCGAGCCCAATCTCGGACTCCTCGGGGTCGGTCTCCTTCGACCCGGTGGCGAACACCGCGCCGACGCCGAGATAATCCGCGCCCGCGGCCGCCGCTTCCTCGGCGGCTTCGACCGTCGACACCGACCGGCCGATGATGGCATCGCCACCTAACTGCTCGCGGGCGACTCCGACGGGGAGGTCGTCGTCCCCGAGGTGGACGCCGTCGGCGTCGATGGCGGCCGCGAGGTCGACCCGGTCGTTGACGATGAGGGGAACGTCGGCCGCGCGCGTCACCTCGCGGAGCCGTCGGCCGAGGTCGTACCGCTCGCGGACGCTCGTCGCCTTCTCGCGCAGTTGCACCACGTCGACGCCGCCGGCGATGGCCGCCTCGACCGTCTCGACGGTCGGATGTGTCGAAAAGCGGGCCTCGGTCACGAGATACGTCTGTAAATTCATCGGTGGTAGTTACTGGTGGTCGCGATAAGGGCGTTTCGCTCGCTCATCTCCACCGAACAGTCCGGGCTACACAAAATCGAGTAGCTACGACAGCAGCTCGCGAGGGCCCGCGAGCGACTACTCGACCGGAAGAGCGCGTCACCCCGTCCGGGGGATATTTACCCGAAAGTGGCGACACCACCGCATGGACGATTCGAGCGACGCGGCTGCGACCGTCGGCGAGGCGGTTGTCGCGGCGATGGCCGAGGCCGGTATCGACGCGGCGTTCGGCATCCCGGGCAAGCAGACGCTCCCGCTGAACGAGGCGATGGCGAGCAACGATATCCGGTACGTCGTCGCCCGCCACGAGACCGCGGTCAGCCACCAGGCGTGGGGGTACGCCGAGACGACGGGCCGGCCTGCGGCGACGGTCGTCATCCCCGGCCCGGGCGACCTGAACGCGGCTAACGGGCTGAAGAACGCCCACAACGACTGTACGCCGCTGTTTCACCTCGCCGTGGAGACGGCCCCGGAGGTGCGCGGCGGCGACGGCATCCACGAGACTCCCCCGGAGGTGTACGACGAACTGGTGAAGGCAAACTACACCGTCGCGTCGCCGGCGAGCGCGGCCGCGACCGTCACCGAGGCGGTCGAGGAGGCGACCACCCACCCCAAAGGTCCCGTCCGCGTCGGCATCCCGAAGACGTTTCTCGGACAGACGGTCGCGTCGGCCGCGGCGGGCGCGCGCGACGAACGCGGCCCGAAACAGCCGGCTTCCGACGCCCTCGCGCGGGCGAGTGCCCTGCTTGCCGACGCAACGCGACCGGCGCTCCTCGCGGGAGGTGGCGTGCGGGCGAGCGACGCCGCCGGGAGCCTCGAAGCGCTCGCCGACCACCTGAACGCGCCCGTCGTGACGACGTACAAGGGGAAAGGCACGCTCGCCGAGGACCACCCGCTGTCGGCTGGAGTGTTGTGCGGCGGAACCAGCCCGGCGGTGGCGTCCGTTCTCGAAGACGCGGACGCGCTGCTCGCGGTCGGGACAGATTTCGACGCCGTCGCGACCGGCGAGTGGGGGTACGACCTCCCCGACCGCCTCGTCCACGTCACCTACCACGCGAGCGATATCGGGACGGGATACGACCCCGCGGTCGGCATTCTCGCGGATGCTGACGCGACGCTTCGGGCGCTCCGCGAGTCGCTGCCGGCGGGCGACGGCGACGGAGAGCGGCGAGCGCAGGACGCGCGGGCCGCCGACCGAGCGCGGCTCGACGCACTGGTCGATACGCACGACGGAAACCCCACCTCCGTTGAGGCGCTCCGGGCCGTCCGCGAGGCGGTCCCGCGGGAGGCGACGGTGGCGGTCGACGCCGGCGGCTTCCGCATCTGGGCGCTCGTCGCCTTCCCGGCGTACGGCCCGCGCCGGTACGTCAATCCGGGGTCGTGGGCGACGATGGGAACCGGGCTTCCGTCGGCAATCGGGGCGACGGTCGCGAACCCGGACCGCGAGGTCGTCGCGCTCACCGGCGACGGCGGCCTGATGATGTGTCTCCACGAGCTCCACACGCTCGCCGCCGAATCGCTGGAGGTGACGGTGGTCGTCTTCCGCAACGACGACTACGCCATCATCAGCGAGGAGGCGACCCGGAGCTACGGGCTCAAAGAAGTCGCCTACGGCTGGGGCGACACCCCGGTCGAGTTCACCGCGCTCGCGGAGTCGATGGGCGTGGCCGGCTACAGCGCACACGCGGTCGATGAAATCCCCGCCACCGTCTCCGAGGCGCGAGCGAGCGACGGGCCGGCGCTCGTCGAGGTGCGGACGGACCCGACGGAGCCACAGGCCAGCGAGTGGATGCGGCGGTGAGGCTACGACTCGGCCGCGTACTCCAGGATGCGCGGCGTCACGAGAAACTCTGCGACGGCGAGCAGCACGATGAACCACCGCGTCGCTCCCTCGGCCGCGGTGAATGCGAGAAACAGGAGCGCAGTCGCGCTCGCTGCACCGATACCGTAGCGAATGAGGGGACTGTCGAGGGTACTGCTCATCGGTCGGTCACCCCTCCTCGGGCGGCGCGTCGGCGTCGTCGAGGAATCCGTGGTACGGACAGACGTACTCGTCGCGGATGAGCTGTTCGTCGACGACCCGAAGCCCGGCCGCGTCGAGTTCCTCGCTGATGCGGTTGAGGTCGTCGTGGTCGCGGCCGATGGCGTTCACGTAGACGTTCCGCTCGCCGGTCATGATTTCACGGACGGCGGTCACCCCACGAATCGTACGGGCCTCGTTGGCGAGTTCATCGCGTTCGGGAATCGGTGCCGTACAGATAATCTTCGTGTACAGGGGGTAGCCGGCGAGGTCGTAGTCGATGTCGATGTGGTAGCCACGGATGACGCCGCTTTCTTCCAGCTTGTTGAGCCGGGTCCGAACCGTGCTCGAAGACAGTCCCAGCTCCTCTGCGATATCGGTGGACGACGTCGAGCGCGCGTCCTGCTGGAGATAGTACAGAATATGCTTGTCGACAGAGTCCAACTCGCCGTCTTTCATGGGTGGTGACCGTTGGGCCGCGGGCGCAATATAAGCTTGTCACGCCGGTGCGCCCGGAACGGCACAGGTCATGGGTGTGTTACCATGCACCAGCATAGACAACAGTAACGAACTATAATGCCGCCTTCCGTGACGAATCGTCAATAA
This portion of the Halosegnis longus genome encodes:
- the thiE gene encoding thiamine phosphate synthase is translated as MNLQTYLVTEARFSTHPTVETVEAAIAGGVDVVQLREKATSVRERYDLGRRLREVTRAADVPLIVNDRVDLAAAIDADGVHLGDDDLPVGVAREQLGGDAIIGRSVSTVEAAEEAAAAGADYLGVGAVFATGSKETDPEESEIGLDAVRAIDAAVDIPFVGIGGIDVTNARDVIAAGADGVAVISAITDTDDPEAATRSLRETVVGAGVEQ
- a CDS encoding Lrp/AsnC family transcriptional regulator — protein: MKDGELDSVDKHILYYLQQDARSTSSTDIAEELGLSSSTVRTRLNKLEESGVIRGYHIDIDYDLAGYPLYTKIICTAPIPERDELANEARTIRGVTAVREIMTGERNVYVNAIGRDHDDLNRISEELDAAGLRVVDEQLIRDEYVCPYHGFLDDADAPPEEG
- a CDS encoding thiamine pyrophosphate-binding protein, with protein sequence MDDSSDAAATVGEAVVAAMAEAGIDAAFGIPGKQTLPLNEAMASNDIRYVVARHETAVSHQAWGYAETTGRPAATVVIPGPGDLNAANGLKNAHNDCTPLFHLAVETAPEVRGGDGIHETPPEVYDELVKANYTVASPASAAATVTEAVEEATTHPKGPVRVGIPKTFLGQTVASAAAGARDERGPKQPASDALARASALLADATRPALLAGGGVRASDAAGSLEALADHLNAPVVTTYKGKGTLAEDHPLSAGVLCGGTSPAVASVLEDADALLAVGTDFDAVATGEWGYDLPDRLVHVTYHASDIGTGYDPAVGILADADATLRALRESLPAGDGDGERRAQDARAADRARLDALVDTHDGNPTSVEALRAVREAVPREATVAVDAGGFRIWALVAFPAYGPRRYVNPGSWATMGTGLPSAIGATVANPDREVVALTGDGGLMMCLHELHTLAAESLEVTVVVFRNDDYAIISEEATRSYGLKEVAYGWGDTPVEFTALAESMGVAGYSAHAVDEIPATVSEARASDGPALVEVRTDPTEPQASEWMRR
- the thiM gene encoding hydroxyethylthiazole kinase → MNPDLDGAFDAIAEVSPLVNCITNAVTVNDVANAALFWGGLPVMSDDENDVVDMVAGADGLLLNMGTTDEQGVETMLAAGRSAMDHDVPIVLDPVGVGATPARDETAGRLTTDLDIAVINGNYGEITALAGETADVRGVESVGDYSEIARDATAVAADTGAVVVASGATDVVATADRAFEIEAGHELMGQFVGTGCMQGVTQAVFAGAVTDTLDAVLAGTLAYGRAGERAAAGAYGDFEGPASYRTAFLDAIAGLDAAEAAPDEERITELH